In Mesorhizobium sp. J428, the genomic window TGCCGATCATGTCGTCGCCATCACACGAGACGGCCTCATTGAAAGTCGCGACGGCGGCGCGAACTGGACCGCGCTCGTGCGCGCATAATGGAGAATGTCATGAACAGGAAAACAATTGCCGCAGCCGTCGTCGCCGTGGTCGCCATTGGCGGTATCGCCTACTGGACGCTGGGTTCGGCGAACTCGCCTCTGCAGGGTTCCGCCGTCGCGGCAGCCTCGGACAGCAAGACGATCACAATCTGGCGCGATCCGGGCTGCGGGTGTTGCGATGCCTATGCCGACTATCTGGAAGGCAACGGCTACACGGTGACGCGCGTCGATGATCGCGATTTCGACAAGCGCTCGGTTGACATGGGCGTT contains:
- a CDS encoding DUF411 domain-containing protein, with amino-acid sequence MNRKTIAAAVVAVVAIGGIAYWTLGSANSPLQGSAVAAASDSKTITIWRDPGCGCCDAYADYLEGNGYTVTRVDDRDFDKRSVDMGVPERGIGCHLAEIDGYVVSGLVPVEIVERLVSERPDITGITLPGMPANAPGMAREKSGTLKTYAFGKDGVTVYSEE